The stretch of DNA taaacttagcaTGTAGGGCTTTGATTCAACTTCTGCTGAAAGGCAGAGGTGCGACCAGGGGTGGAAACCAGGTTGTCCACCCCCCACAATCCCATCTGCTACACAACACCAGTGCTATGCTGCTGTAACCAGCCATTAGGAGAACGATAATCCCATTGCAGCCGAACCCAGGCAGTATCAGTTCTCCACTAAACGCTTCCCATCCGCCACCCCTACATCCCAAAATTACAATGCAGACATGATTTTAGGAGAGACTGTAGGCTGGAGAGCAGAAGCTGTGGTATAACATTGAGGTCTACTGGAAAGACTGATGGGAATGTGCAATAAAGAGAGCATTACCTCTTTTCCCGCTTTCTCGATCTCCACTGTCACTGTGCTGTGGTTCTTGTGCTCCTGGAACATGCAGAGGTAGCAGATGCACATCTGGTCTGTCTGACAGAACAGCTCCATGGTCTTCCCATGCACAGGGCATTTTCGTGCTTCAAAGTCCCTGATGGGGTCCAGGAGCTGGTGGTCCCGGAAAGCTGCTCCCTCCAGATGAGGCTTGAGGTGCAGCTCACAGAAGGAAGCCTGGCACACCAAGCAGGACTTCACGGCCTTTTGCTTGTTATCGATGCAGGAATCACACAGAACATCCTCGAGCTTCACCCTGGGCCGTGACCCAGCTGCTCTGTCAGGCTTGTTGAAGGTGGATCTTCTCAGGTCTCCTGTCTCCACGAGAGGGAGGGAACTTTTCTTCAGGTCCCCCATCTGCCCCCCAGAGAACAACgacttcctcccttccccttcacTAGGCAGGAAGCTTTTTTTGGAATCCAAGGAGAAGAGGGGCTTCCTGAGATCGCCTTTCTCTGCAAAGGAGAGGGGTGGTCTCCTCATGTCTCCTATCTGTCCACTGGCATATTGCATCTTCTTTGAATCTGCCGAATCCATGCTGAAGTAGGTCGATCTCTTCTCATCGGATGACTCCACAAACTGAATGATGGGCCTCTTCCAGTCACTCCCAGAGAAGAGGGAGCTCTTGATTTGCCCTGTCTCCAAAGAAGCACCACCAGTGCTCTTCATAGCTTCCTTTTCACCTCCACCGGGGTTTGTGGTCTTCTTcacttcttcttcttttttgggGGCAGATGGACTCTTCACATCCTCTGGCTTCCCAGTGGTACCATTTGTCCTCGCTGCGCTCCCCGTTTCCATTGTCTAAACAGGGCAAATTGGCTTCACTGCTCAGTCTTTCCTCCAGTTCCTGCCTCTCAAGACTCTACAAAGCGGGTATGTCTGCACGGTCGTTGTCTCGGCAAGGAATGACGGTGGAATGCGGGAGAGTTTCTGCCCAAGTGACGCACCTGGAGCTCctgcaaggaggaggagaatgcCTGGATTATGCTAGGTAGatgcagggagaaagaaagaaacagacgTTACCAGGGATCAGAAGCTACAGCTGTGCAGTTAATTATACAAGGCAGTCCACACCCAGGAACATTCTTGTCTAACCAGGTTTGGGAGGAAGGGCTGTTTATATACatagaaatgtgttttttttttttaaattttcattaagaTGTAGCAACCAGTTTGACCGcttgtttcaaaaataattttgctcaTTGTTGCTAGGAGCGGAGGTTACCTCCTTGCAGAGATGGGCAGGGACGGAGAGACCATGAGGTGCTGAAGATGGGTTTGTTAACTGGGtcatacacatgcacaaaaataaTTATGGTTGTAATTAAAATGAACGCCTAGAATAAAGCATTCTTAAACTGGATTCCCCTGAGGGCTTACTGTATTCAGTAGGACAGGGAGGGGAAACATATGGATAATACTTGGTTTAAAAGACCCTGTTatctttattttgattttcatgtTGGGTTTGTGCGAGGTCCTTCCATCTAGACCCGGAAATAGCCCAACCATGTATCAGAAGAACACAGCTGACCTGAAGTAAAAATTGGCTAGTCTTGTTTTTCCCACAGGCCATGCAATCTCCACTAATGTGACTAGTAGAATAAAACCCCCACTGCCTATCTCATTGCATGTTCTCACTGAGATAAGGGTTCTGGTGTATCTTACGTGGCTCTTCCCATAAATGTCCACTGAACTGAGAGACATACCTGTAACATACCTGGAAGAGGATATATTTTACAGCTAGATGGCCAAAATGTTTCTTGCAAGAGAAAAGaactgagttttaaaaatagattggTCTCCACTAGCTGTATTCCTGGGAAATGTTCAACTTGTTGGAATCACAGaagatttcagaagaaaaaggctcTTCATAAATGCTGGTGAATTCCATCAGCTTCAAAAGAAAGAGATTGATCTTCCACTCATATCAATTTAGCATAGATTATGCTCTGAATTTCAGTGAGATTGCTTTGAGATTAACGCCCAGGGTGTAAATTAACCATACCTAAGATTTgtgcttaatttaattttcacagAATGCAATGGTGGTGTTGCTGGAGAATGGTTTTTACCCTGTAATAATTTCTCATTAGAAATCCGTAACAAAACCCTGGTTGGAAGTGTCCTAAGTAGTGGAGGAAAAATCCAGGTCTGCATTTTGCAGGTCTTTTTTATGTGTGGAGGAAATAGAGGTGCAGCCCAAAACAGGAACAGCATACACTTTGGATCTGATATGAGAATGAGATAGTCAGGAAGCGCCTGTCTTACAGATACAGTTTCTAAGGGCTTTGTCAGTgcaaaatgagagaaaaggaaagagagaattcCTTTCTCTTCAACTGAAATGCAGTTGGGACCCCTGGCTCATAGATCCAGCCCCTCTTACTGCCTGTATGTCGTTATGGCTCTCTATATATGAGAAATGATTTAGTATACAGTATTTTTGGGGATAATAGTTGTTGGGAAAGGCCACACCTTTTGCAGTAATTTCTAATGGACAGTTTTCTTATTAATAGGACCATAGTCTTTCGTGAGTCAGAAGTCATTCTCTGCCATAGGAATGGcaatgctattttttaaaaacaaatttcataAAAGAAAGAGATTGGCTgacatatatgtatttatttcccCCTGGCTTCCTGGGCTGAGCTGATCTTTATAACATCAACAGTCCTATAGATCtccaagtaattaaaaatactggagGGCGGAGGTGCCTGTTCTCACGTGTACGGAAAAGACTCAGCAGAGCTTTTCCAAGCTAGCATTAATActtaagaaacaaaagacaTCTATATGAAGAGGTCTAGCTTGGAAGAAGGCAGTCTTGgtttctcttgttttcctgaCACTTTGTTACAATTTTGGAGTAGGTAAGGTAGTCAGAAGATTAAGGACTGAATTTTTTCATCTTGGTTTTACTGATGCAAATCCAGAGTAAATAAGTTTAATCGTTATTCTAGGCAGACTCGAGAGTAACTGGCTCAGGAGGA from Haliaeetus albicilla chromosome 7, bHalAlb1.1, whole genome shotgun sequence encodes:
- the TRIM29 gene encoding tripartite motif-containing protein 29 isoform X15; protein product: METGSAARTNGTTGKPEDVKSPSAPKKEEEVKKTTNPGGGEKEAMKSTGGASLETGQIKSSLFSGSDWKRPIIQFVESSDEKRSTYFSMDSADSKKMQYASGQIGDMRRPPLSFAEKGDLRKPLFSLDSKKSFLPSEGEGRKSLFSGGQMGDLKKSSLPLVETGDLRRSTFNKPDRAAGSRPRVKLEDVLCDSCIDNKQKAVKSCLVCQASFCELHLKPHLEGAAFRDHQLLDPIRDFEARKCPVHGKTMELFCQTDQMCICYLCMFQEHKNHSTVTVEIEKAGKEAELSLQKEQLQLKIIEVEDEMDKWQKERDRIKNYTTNEKATVDQHFKELIRDLERQRDEVKAALDQREKIASENVKEIVDELEERAKLLREDKENREQIHQISDSVLFLQEFGALMRNYVPPPSLPTYSVLLEGESMSPSMGLLRDDLLNVCMRHVEKICKADLGRNFIERNHMENGDHRYMMNNYEWNQPDNLKRFSMFLSPKGNGTKLPFQFSSVGQNPPGDFSKQSDGSLFTKTAKQEEFHLLRQDPTALM
- the TRIM29 gene encoding tripartite motif-containing protein 29 isoform X5, translated to METGSAARTNGTTGKPEDVKSPSAPKKEEEVKKTTNPGGGEKEAMKSTGGASLETGQIKSSLFSGSDWKRPIIQFVESSDEKRSTYFSMDSADSKKMQYASGQIGDMRRPPLSFAEKGDLRKPLFSLDSKKSFLPSEGEGRKSLFSGGQMGDLKKSSLPLVETGDLRRSTFNKPDRAAGSRPRVKLEDVLCDSCIDNKQKAVKSCLVCQASFCELHLKPHLEGAAFRDHQLLDPIRDFEARKCPVHGKTMELFCQTDQMCICYLCMFQEHKNHSTVTVEIEKAGKEAELSLQKEQLQLKIIEVEDEMDKWQKERDRIKNYTTNEKATVDQHFKELIRDLERQRDEVKAALDQREKIASENVKEIVDELEERAKLLREDKENREQIHQISDSVLFLQEFGALMRNYVPPPSLPTYSVLLEGESMSPSMGLLRDDLLNVCMRHVEKICKADLGRNFIERNHMENGDHRYMMNNYEWNQPDNLKRFSMFLSPKVGNGTKLPFQFSSVGQNPPGDFSKQSDGSLFTKTAYPSIVRHQSAKVTPQTWKSSKQSVLSHYRPFYVNKGNGATSNEAP
- the TRIM29 gene encoding tripartite motif-containing protein 29 isoform X10, with the protein product METGSAARTNGTTGKPEDVKSPSAPKKEEEVKKTTNPGGGEKEAMKSTGGASLETGQIKSSLFSGSDWKRPIIQFVESSDEKRSTYFSMDSADSKKMQYASGQIGDMRRPPLSFAEKGDLRKPLFSLDSKKSFLPSEGEGRKSLFSGGQMGDLKKSSLPLVETGDLRRSTFNKPDRAAGSRPRVKLEDVLCDSCIDNKQKAVKSCLVCQASFCELHLKPHLEGAAFRDHQLLDPIRDFEARKCPVHGKTMELFCQTDQMCICYLCMFQEHKNHSTVTVEIEKAGKEAELSLQKEQLQLKIIEVEDEMDKWQKERDRIKNYTTNEKATVDQHFKELIRDLERQRDEVKAALDQREKIASENVKEIVDELEERAKLLREDKENREQIHQISDSVLFLQEFGALMRNYVPPPSLPTYSVLLEGESMSPSMGLLRDDLLNVCMRHVEKICKADLGRNFIERNHMENGDHRYMMNNYEWNQPDNLKRFSMFLSPKASFNPRSWEFSSFQATEETLVGNGTKLPFQFSSVGQNPPGDFSKQSDGSLFTKTEKAWSSPTPGLYLLP
- the TRIM29 gene encoding tripartite motif-containing protein 29 isoform X14, giving the protein METGSAARTNGTTGKPEDVKSPSAPKKEEEVKKTTNPGGGEKEAMKSTGGASLETGQIKSSLFSGSDWKRPIIQFVESSDEKRSTYFSMDSADSKKMQYASGQIGDMRRPPLSFAEKGDLRKPLFSLDSKKSFLPSEGEGRKSLFSGGQMGDLKKSSLPLVETGDLRRSTFNKPDRAAGSRPRVKLEDVLCDSCIDNKQKAVKSCLVCQASFCELHLKPHLEGAAFRDHQLLDPIRDFEARKCPVHGKTMELFCQTDQMCICYLCMFQEHKNHSTVTVEIEKAGKEAELSLQKEQLQLKIIEVEDEMDKWQKERDRIKNYTTNEKATVDQHFKELIRDLERQRDEVKAALDQREKIASENVKEIVDELEERAKLLREDKENREQIHQISDSVLFLQEFGALMRNYVPPPSLPTYSVLLEGESMSPSMGLLRDDLLNVCMRHVEKICKADLGRNFIERNHMENGDHRYMMNNYEWNQPDNLKRFSMFLSPKVGNGTKLPFQFSSVGQNPPGDFSKQSDGSLFTKTAKQEEFHLLRQDPTALM
- the TRIM29 gene encoding tripartite motif-containing protein 29 isoform X13; this encodes METGSAARTNGTTGKPEDVKSPSAPKKEEEVKKTTNPGGGEKEAMKSTGGASLETGQIKSSLFSGSDWKRPIIQFVESSDEKRSTYFSMDSADSKKMQYASGQIGDMRRPPLSFAEKGDLRKPLFSLDSKKSFLPSEGEGRKSLFSGGQMGDLKKSSLPLVETGDLRRSTFNKPDRAAGSRPRVKLEDVLCDSCIDNKQKAVKSCLVCQASFCELHLKPHLEGAAFRDHQLLDPIRDFEARKCPVHGKTMELFCQTDQMCICYLCMFQEHKNHSTVTVEIEKAGKEAELSLQKEQLQLKIIEVEDEMDKWQKERDRIKNYTTNEKATVDQHFKELIRDLERQRDEVKAALDQREKIASENVKEIVDELEERAKLLREDKENREQIHQISDSVLFLQEFGALMRNYVPPPSLPTYSVLLEGESMSPSMGLLRDDLLNVCMRHVEKICKADLGRNFIERNHMENGDHRYMMNNYEWNQPDNLKRFSMFLSPKASFNPRSWEFSSFQATEETLAYPSIVRHQSAKVTPQTWKSSKQSVLQSKRNSTSSDRTRLR
- the TRIM29 gene encoding tripartite motif-containing protein 29 isoform X8, whose amino-acid sequence is METGSAARTNGTTGKPEDVKSPSAPKKEEEVKKTTNPGGGEKEAMKSTGGASLETGQIKSSLFSGSDWKRPIIQFVESSDEKRSTYFSMDSADSKKMQYASGQIGDMRRPPLSFAEKGDLRKPLFSLDSKKSFLPSEGEGRKSLFSGGQMGDLKKSSLPLVETGDLRRSTFNKPDRAAGSRPRVKLEDVLCDSCIDNKQKAVKSCLVCQASFCELHLKPHLEGAAFRDHQLLDPIRDFEARKCPVHGKTMELFCQTDQMCICYLCMFQEHKNHSTVTVEIEKAGKEAELSLQKEQLQLKIIEVEDEMDKWQKERDRIKNYTTNEKATVDQHFKELIRDLERQRDEVKAALDQREKIASENVKEIVDELEERAKLLREDKENREQIHQISDSVLFLQEFGALMRNYVPPPSLPTYSVLLEGESMSPSMGLLRDDLLNVCMRHVEKICKADLGRNFIERNHMENGDHRYMMNNYEWNQPDNLKRFSMFLSPKASFNPRSWEFSSFQATEETLVGNGTKLPFQFSSVGQNPPGDFSKQSDGSLFTKTAKQEEFHLLRQDPTALM
- the TRIM29 gene encoding tripartite motif-containing protein 29 isoform X12, which encodes METGSAARTNGTTGKPEDVKSPSAPKKEEEVKKTTNPGGGEKEAMKSTGGASLETGQIKSSLFSGSDWKRPIIQFVESSDEKRSTYFSMDSADSKKMQYASGQIGDMRRPPLSFAEKGDLRKPLFSLDSKKSFLPSEGEGRKSLFSGGQMGDLKKSSLPLVETGDLRRSTFNKPDRAAGSRPRVKLEDVLCDSCIDNKQKAVKSCLVCQASFCELHLKPHLEGAAFRDHQLLDPIRDFEARKCPVHGKTMELFCQTDQMCICYLCMFQEHKNHSTVTVEIEKAGKEAELSLQKEQLQLKIIEVEDEMDKWQKERDRIKNYTTNEKATVDQHFKELIRDLERQRDEVKAALDQREKIASENVKEIVDELEERAKLLREDKENREQIHQISDSVLFLQEFGALMRNYVPPPSLPTYSVLLEGESMSPSMGLLRDDLLNVCMRHVEKICKADLGRNFIERNHMENGDHRYMMNNYEWNQPDNLKRFSMFLSPKASFNPRSWEFSSFQATEETLAYPSIVRHQSAKVTPQTWKSSKQSVLSHYRPFYVNKGNGATSNEAP
- the TRIM29 gene encoding tripartite motif-containing protein 29 isoform X11 → METGSAARTNGTTGKPEDVKSPSAPKKEEEVKKTTNPGGGEKEAMKSTGGASLETGQIKSSLFSGSDWKRPIIQFVESSDEKRSTYFSMDSADSKKMQYASGQIGDMRRPPLSFAEKGDLRKPLFSLDSKKSFLPSEGEGRKSLFSGGQMGDLKKSSLPLVETGDLRRSTFNKPDRAAGSRPRVKLEDVLCDSCIDNKQKAVKSCLVCQASFCELHLKPHLEGAAFRDHQLLDPIRDFEARKCPVHGKTMELFCQTDQMCICYLCMFQEHKNHSTVTVEIEKAGKEAELSLQKEQLQLKIIEVEDEMDKWQKERDRIKNYTTNEKATVDQHFKELIRDLERQRDEVKAALDQREKIASENVKEIVDELEERAKLLREDKENREQIHQISDSVLFLQEFGALMRNYVPPPSLPTYSVLLEGESMSPSMGLLRDDLLNVCMRHVEKICKADLGRNFIERNHMENGDHRYMMNNYEWNQPDNLKRFSMFLSPKASFNPRSWEFSSFQATEETLGNGTKLPFQFSSVGQNPPGDFSKQSDGSLFTKTEKAWSSPTPGLYLLP
- the TRIM29 gene encoding tripartite motif-containing protein 29 isoform X6, which produces METGSAARTNGTTGKPEDVKSPSAPKKEEEVKKTTNPGGGEKEAMKSTGGASLETGQIKSSLFSGSDWKRPIIQFVESSDEKRSTYFSMDSADSKKMQYASGQIGDMRRPPLSFAEKGDLRKPLFSLDSKKSFLPSEGEGRKSLFSGGQMGDLKKSSLPLVETGDLRRSTFNKPDRAAGSRPRVKLEDVLCDSCIDNKQKAVKSCLVCQASFCELHLKPHLEGAAFRDHQLLDPIRDFEARKCPVHGKTMELFCQTDQMCICYLCMFQEHKNHSTVTVEIEKAGKEAELSLQKEQLQLKIIEVEDEMDKWQKERDRIKNYTTNEKATVDQHFKELIRDLERQRDEVKAALDQREKIASENVKEIVDELEERAKLLREDKENREQIHQISDSVLFLQEFGALMRNYVPPPSLPTYSVLLEGESMSPSMGLLRDDLLNVCMRHVEKICKADLGRNFIERNHMENGDHRYMMNNYEWNQPDNLKRFSMFLSPKGNGTKLPFQFSSVGQNPPGDFSKQSDGSLFTKTAYPSIVRHQSAKVTPQTWKSSKQSVLSHYRPFYVNKGNGATSNEAP
- the TRIM29 gene encoding tripartite motif-containing protein 29 isoform X9; translation: METGSAARTNGTTGKPEDVKSPSAPKKEEEVKKTTNPGGGEKEAMKSTGGASLETGQIKSSLFSGSDWKRPIIQFVESSDEKRSTYFSMDSADSKKMQYASGQIGDMRRPPLSFAEKGDLRKPLFSLDSKKSFLPSEGEGRKSLFSGGQMGDLKKSSLPLVETGDLRRSTFNKPDRAAGSRPRVKLEDVLCDSCIDNKQKAVKSCLVCQASFCELHLKPHLEGAAFRDHQLLDPIRDFEARKCPVHGKTMELFCQTDQMCICYLCMFQEHKNHSTVTVEIEKAGKEAELSLQKEQLQLKIIEVEDEMDKWQKERDRIKNYTTNEKATVDQHFKELIRDLERQRDEVKAALDQREKIASENVKEIVDELEERAKLLREDKENREQIHQISDSVLFLQEFGALMRNYVPPPSLPTYSVLLEGESMSPSMGLLRDDLLNVCMRHVEKICKADLGRNFIERNHMENGDHRYMMNNYEWNQPDNLKRFSMFLSPKASFNPRSWEFSSFQATEETLGNGTKLPFQFSSVGQNPPGDFSKQSDGSLFTKTAKQEEFHLLRQDPTALM
- the TRIM29 gene encoding tripartite motif-containing protein 29 isoform X7, with translation METGSAARTNGTTGKPEDVKSPSAPKKEEEVKKTTNPGGGEKEAMKSTGGASLETGQIKSSLFSGSDWKRPIIQFVESSDEKRSTYFSMDSADSKKMQYASGQIGDMRRPPLSFAEKGDLRKPLFSLDSKKSFLPSEGEGRKSLFSGGQMGDLKKSSLPLVETGDLRRSTFNKPDRAAGSRPRVKLEDVLCDSCIDNKQKAVKSCLVCQASFCELHLKPHLEGAAFRDHQLLDPIRDFEARKCPVHGKTMELFCQTDQMCICYLCMFQEHKNHSTVTVEIEKAGKEAELSLQKEQLQLKIIEVEDEMDKWQKERDRIKNYTTNEKATVDQHFKELIRDLERQRDEVKAALDQREKIASENVKEIVDELEERAKLLREDKENREQIHQISDSVLFLQEFGALMRNYVPPPSLPTYSVLLEGESMSPSMGLLRDDLLNVCMRHVEKICKADLGRNFIERNHMENGDHRYMMNNYEWNQPDNLKRFSMFLSPKVGNGTKLPFQFSSVGQNPPGDFSKQSDGSLFTKTAYPSIVRHQSAKVTPQTWKSSKQSVLQSKRNSTSSDRTRLR